One window of the Zygotorulaspora mrakii chromosome 6, complete sequence genome contains the following:
- the MSC3 gene encoding Msc3p (similar to Saccharomyces cerevisiae MSC3 (YLR219W); ancestral locus Anc_8.440): MVFGLTKKEHRVPDLSRYDYYYRDKQNGERNPQLSAAAAYAASTGLATHGATGRSQQPGRAQSMTHSAGYQSAQYKNRVPDRVLSVGAMNSSRNSGVVPNYRTYSLRSQSSGQPGQGRTSSIASSNKYNRRNLPVSVNSNPSNGSRANSITVKTTEVKDPHGRTQSITKRTIKRVNGYEYVETTTTTTQAIPLVDSNRHFDEFSGNFILQENGLDELSEEDDSHSTAPAVGHAYAALTEPRNSSQYDAELQLSDGEVPLDQTSSISAFSDALEYPPGERKRNGKKTIRNKVQRSAAPKKKADSHLKKKRATQSHPMTEQEMYNKALAVAQQKVYSQSNYSGNIPVEKNNRMSTLGQRNLREEPRVTGKAPTTGENSRRGSKKISGFFNKNNKGDDSPIEKPSPAVKAITELNNSSSRLIADDEMYAQALAIAQNKYNKQHAIETVPSVQVEDNLSQPHARVPQKHAQATQTKPPTQSTQNLPGVQSMREDRQDLAEKLSGASHETNDNSRNLSIEEQDSQVFETQNGTTATKTTTASDVLQVQEPISVTETLKKNESGERKSKLKNVFDKIKQFSAENSGYQPPKREKQLASANSPSAAAPTPSGQRSSFQRTTVPEIGQQASTHAIGQENENMANNSAENGSGLSKQKGKKNFISKLFNRS, translated from the coding sequence ATGGTATTTGGATTGACCAAAAAGGAACATAGGGTCCCGGACCTTTCGAGGTACGATTATTACTACAGAGACAAACAAAATGGTGAGAGGAATCCCCAGCTATCGGCAGCTGCAGCTTACGCTGCATCTACCGGTTTGGCAACTCACGGGGCTACTGGAAGGTCTCAGCAGCCAGGAAGGGCGCAGTCAATGACGCATAGTGCTGGATATCAGAGTGCTCAGTATAAAAATAGGGTTCCTGATCGTGTTCTTTCCGTGGGTGCCATGAATAGCAGTAGAAACTCTGGTGTTGTTCCGAACTACAGGACGTACTCTTTGAGATCTCAATCGTCCGGTCAACCGGGACAAGGTAGAACAAGTTCTATTGCCTCTTCAAACAAATATAACAGACGTAACTTACCCGTTTCGGTTAACTCCAATCCGAGTAATGGATCAAGAGCCAATTCTATAACAGTCAAGACAACCGAAGTGAAAGATCCTCATGGAAGAACTCAGTCCATCACAAAAAGAACCATTAAAAGGGTTAATGGATACGAATATGTAGAAACTACAACAACTACAACGCAAGCAATCCCCCTTGTTGATTCAAACAGGCATTTTGATGAGTTTAGTGGCAACTTTATCTTGCAGGAGAACGGATTAGATGAGCTTTCGGAGGAGGACGATTCGCACAGTACAGCACCTGCCGTTGGTCATGCATATGCAGCACTTACAGAACCCCGAAATTCATCCCAATACGATGCTGAATTACAGCTGTCAGATGGAGAAGTACCGTTGGATCAAACCAGCAGTATTTCTGCATTTTCAGATGCTTTGGAATACCCACCTGGTGAGAGGAAGagaaatggcaaaaaaacTATCAGAAACAAGGTACAACGATCAGCAgcaccaaaaaaaaaagctgacagccatttaaaaaaaaaaagggCCACTCAAAGTCACCCAATGACTGAACAGGAGATGTATAACAAAGCGCTTGCTGTGGCTCAACAAAAGGTTTATAGCCAGAGCAATTATTCCGGAAATATTCCTGTCGAAAAGAACAACCGAATGAGCACTTTAGGACAGAGAAATCTAAGAGAAGAACCGCGCGTTACGGGTAAAGCACCAACTACTGGTGAAAATTCAAGAAGaggttcaaaaaaaataagtggattcttcaacaagaaTAATAAAGGCGATGATTCACCAATAGAGAAACCGTCTCCTGCTGTAAAAGCAATCACTGAGCTAAACAACTCATCCAGTAGACTCATTGCTGACGATGAAATGTACGCGCAGGCATTGGCAATCGCGCAAAATAAGTATAACAAGCAGCATGCAATTGAAACAGTCCCTTCTGTTCAGGTGGAGGATAATTTATCGCAACCACATGCTCGAGTTCCGCAAAAACATGCTCAGGCAACCCAAACAAAACCTCCAACTCAAAGTACACAAAATTTACCGGGGGTGCAATCTATGCGTGAGGACAGGCAAGACCTGGCTGAAAAACTATCAGGGGCTTCGCACGAGACGAACGACAATTCCAGAAATCTTTCcattgaagaacaagaCTCGCAAGTATTCGAAACGCAAAATGGTACCACTGCAACAAAGACAACAACGGCTTCAGATGTGCTTCAAGTGCAAGAGCCAATTTCAGTGACGGAAACcttaaagaaaaatgaaagtggTGAACGTAAATcaaaactcaaaaatgTGTTTGATAAAATTAAGCAGTTTTCCGCTGAAAATAGCGGTTACCAGCCACCAAAGAGGGAGAAACAGCTTGCAAGTGCGAATTCCCCATCCGCCGCTGCTCCCACTCCTTCGGGGCAAAGGTCTTCGTTTCAAAGAACCACCGTGCCAGAAATAGGGCAACAAGCATCGACCCACGCAATCGGgcaagaaaatgaaaacatgGCAAATAACTCCGCTGAAAATGGATCTGGTTTATCCAAACAGAAGGGCaagaaaaacttcatttcaaaactttttaaTCGTTCTTAA
- a CDS encoding uncharacterized protein (similar to Saccharomyces cerevisiae CRF1 (YDR223W) and IFH1 (YLR223C); ancestral locus Anc_8.434) — protein MVATKMPRKNLGSYEDRKVGQKLPVNTAKLKKKAQIASEAPIISNRPRRFSLIYSSDSSLTDVPEEGNRRVDLGVSAANRRHGKVKSISNNATGKRSKLIHQSSNSDNESTDSSNYQAVASDNNNDYGVDEGDENSSDSDSESDSDSDSGSDSDSELTSSDDETIDFVKLTAQRKKRAMKALSALKRSKSPTKSAVNDEKRIGKNKENRVSTQVQDSTSDPASESDYDSNQNSGSSSDNEGSGVDNNGALAFNFRKDDDGIRYGRVSNQGSEEDIGEEVKESNEIQVSALENDNLNRFNVPEFSASEESEYDIDQDAYFNVIDDENISLNEMDTGLETGEDELPLLQEEEKNLVSQLQDDDELSFDGSIHESGSDPAERSRNENKNKDEEYDDEDEEMTIFDMPFYEDPKFASLYYCEDGNEPRLSLSTSLPLLITDEKRLKLKRREAKKIERKELMERRRNLKQGKNKGLKVDVGEYIFGVFFQDENEDDDHDHDGRSREGKRRVEFNKNLDLESPLRRLGSAAASDASSDDEYENILLDIAHLPSEDDDYMDEEKKEDLKDSSGSVVKVEEIERKDYVPGDSEIDMDADEGYDDDDDDDDDMTDTNVFIDIDDLDPDSFYFQALDDENSSSFSETTSDDTDLDDKKISKDEVTETIVYVDDESTDEDDNLPSPSAQSKAIGSKAKEVVSANIVGLRPPKLGTWETDSKPFTIIDGLSTKSLYPLIQEHQQFLEQQRAQSQSPDAHSMPDLSPANGDELTLNELLNMSELEDEESAAPSYSKAVSDWYKKPTVPLSAFRNKGVNSMEEDEYMLPANSTRKVPIGYIGTERTRRKIDKMKELQRKKSEKRRKLKKRKKLLKLKRERERMDKENSLLSEKTPELDAGALIDTLHPFSEIESQTDNFKKYSIPASERKNSAKSVGLEEINEILGKDNSDLSCVYDIPATGADLIGISDADIVTSLTAPIQLTDFESGSSWRRRQSMVEAAAENLRFTKNGLFSESALADIEGIIGNGPTSGAFEFNEALQ, from the coding sequence ATGGTGGCTACGAAGATGCCTCGTAAAAACTTGGGCAGCTATGAAGATAGAAAAGTAGGTCAGAAGCTACCTGTAAATACTGcaaaactaaaaaaaaaagctcaGATTGCTTCCGAGGCTCCAATTATATCTAATAGGCCCAGAAGGTTCAGTTTGATATATTCTTCAGATTCCTCGCTGACCGATGTACCAGAAGAAGGCAACCGAAGAGTGGATTTGGGAGTCTCTGCCGCTAATAGAAGACAtggaaaagtgaaaagtATATCAAATAATGCCACAGGTAAAAGAAGTAAACTGATACACCAGTCTTCTAATTCAGATAATGAAAGCACAGATTCATCAAACTATCAAGCTGTTGCAAGCGACAACAATAATGACTATGGTGTTGATGAAGGTGATGAAAACAGTAGCGATAGTGATAGCGAAAGTGATAGTGACAGTGATAGTGGCAGTGATAGTGATAGTGAACTAACGAGTTCTGACGATGAGACTATAGATTTTGTCAAATTAACCGCccaaaggaagaaaagagcgATGAAGGCGCTTTCTGCCTTGAAAAGGAGTAAATCACCTACAAAATCTGCtgtaaatgatgaaaagcgcattggaaaaaataaGGAAAATCGTGTTTCAACTCAAGTGCAGGATTCAACTTCTGATCCCGCCTCCGAGTCTGATTACGATTCTAATCAGAATTCTGGGTCTTCCTCGGATAATGAGGGAAGCGGTGTTGATAACAACGGTGCATTGGCATTTAATTTCAGAAAGGATGACGATGGGATAAGGTATGGTAGAGTGAGCAACCAGGGCAGTGAAGAAGATATAGGTGAGGAAGTTAAAGAATCTAATGAAATACAAGTTTCAGCACTAGAGAATGACAATTTAAATCGATTTAATGTTCCAGAATTCTCCGCGTCAGAAGAGTCTGAATATGACATCGACCAAGATGCGTACTTTAATGtgattgatgatgaaaacatTTCGTTGAATGAAATGGACACTGGATTGGAAACCGGAGAAGACGAGCTGCCATTGCTtcaagaggaagaaaagaatctAGTCTCGCAATTGcaagatgatgatgaactATCGTTTGATGGTAGCATACATGAATCTGGCTCAGATCCCGCAGAAAGATCTAGGAACGAaaacaagaacaaagaTGAGGAatacgatgatgaagatgaagaaatgacAATTTTCGATATGCCATTTTATGAAGATCCAAAATTTGCGAGTCTCTATTACTGTGAAGATGGCAATGAACCTCGTCTAAGTTTGAGCACTTCTTTACCACTGTTGATAACTGATGAGAAAAggttgaaattgaagagaagGGAAGCgaaaaagattgaaagAAAGGAGttaatggaaagaagacGAAATTTAAAACAAGGTAAAAATAAAGGTTTGAAGGTTGATGTTGGTGAATACATATTCGGTGTATTTTTCCAAGACGAGAATGAGGATGACGATCACGACCACGACGGTCGTAGTAGGGAAGGTAAACGTCGCGTAGAGTTCAACAAAAACTTGGATTTAGAGTCACCATTGCGTCGGTTGGGTTCCGCGGCAGCATCTGATGCTAGTTCGGACGATGAATATGAGAACATCTTATTAGACATAGCCCATTTGCCatcagaagatgatgattatATGGAcgaggaaaagaaagaagatttgaaggatAGCTCAGGCAGCGTGGTAAAAGTTGAAGAGATAGAGCGTAAAGATTATGTTCCGGGCGATTCAGAAATCGATATGGATGCAGATGAAGGTtatgacgatgatgatgacgatgacgatgatatGACTGATACCAATGTTTTTATCGATATTGATGACTTGGATCCTGATTCGTTCTATTTCCAAGCACTTGACGATGAAAACTCGTCTTCCTTTTCTGAAACGACATCTGATGATACGGATTTGGACgataaaaaaatctctAAGGATGAAGTTACGGAAACCATAGTATATGTCGACGATGAATCAACGGACGAAGACGATAATTTGCCATCACCAAGCGCTCAAAGCAAGGCTATTGGATCAAAAGCCAAAGAGGTTGTCAGTGCCAATATAGTTGGGCTAAGACCCCCAAAATTAGGAACATGGGAGACTGATAGCAAACCCTTTACAATAATTGATGGTCTTTCCACAAAGTCTTTGTACCCACTAATCCAGGAGCATCAACAATTTTTAGAGCAACAAAGAGCACAGTCCCAATCACCGGACGCACATTCTATGCCCGACCTAAGTCCAGCTAATGGAGATGAATTGACACTGAACGAATTGTTAAATATGAGTGAGTTAGAAGACGAAGAGAGCGCTGCACCATCATATTCTAAAGCAGTTTCTGATTGGTATAAAAAACCTACGGTACCTCTTTCTGCCTTCCGAAACAAAGGTGTCAACTCTATGGAGGAGGATGAGTACATGCTGCCCGCCAATTCTACTAGGAAAGTACCCATTGGTTATATAGGAACTGAAAGAACTCGCAGAAagattgataaaatgaaagaattacaaagaaagaaatctgagaagagaaggaaattgaaaaaaagaaagaagttgCTCAAGCTAAAGAGGGAACGAGAGCGAATGGATAAGGAAAACTCTCTGTTGAGCGAGAAAACACCTGAGCTTGATGCGGGTGCCTTAATTGATACTCTTCATCCATTTTCGGAGATCGAATCGCAAACTGATAACTTCAAAAAGTATTCTATTCCGGCCTCTGAGAGGAAGAATTCTGCTAAGAGTGTGGGCCTGGAAGAGATCAATGAAATTCTCGGTAAAGATAATAGTGATCTCAGCTGTGTATACGATATACCTGCAACTGGTGCTGATTTAATAGGTATTTCTGACGCGGATATTGTGACATCTCTAACTGCGCCAATCCAACTGACGGACTTTGAAAGTGGCAGTTCATGGAGAAGAAGACAGAGTATGGTAGAAGCCGCGGCTGAGAACCTTCgttttacaaaaaatggGTTATTCAGTGAAAGTGCTTTGGCCGATATCGAAGGTATTATTGGAAATGGCCCTACCTCTGGTGCTTTCGAATTCAATGAAGCTCTTCAGTAA
- the UTP13 gene encoding U3 snoRNA-associated protein UTP13 (similar to Saccharomyces cerevisiae UTP13 (YLR222C); ancestral locus Anc_8.435) codes for MDLKTSYNGTPLNPIYAGSGAIATISKDGDILACPMLDEINVIQLLPTRKILHTIENDDEQEITALKLTADGRYLCFVSQAQLLKIFDLSTGKILKSMKISSPAYILDTDSTSTLVAVGGTDGSVTVVDIENGYITHSLKGHGGTISSLKFYGERNNSKWLLASGDTNGTVKVWDLVKRKCLHTTQEHTTAVRGMDFRSTDDEDTLQMITGGRDDIINYWELNMKKKCKLLKTIAVHQQVESCGFVNSPERNLIYTAGGDAVFQIVSLQNEGIIKKTRKPIEELFIVGVLPILNDQQLYLVLSDQTLLLLDMQRALSSGEEIMKIESRIAGNHGTVADIRAVGPDLDKLALATNSPALRMISMPRDSNDTLCIDAEIYEGHADLLNSLDATEDGLWLATGSKDNSAILWHYEVATCKFIAYAKFEGHASSVTAVGLPNVVTKGWPEFIITASNDLTIKKWIVPKPTGGKTASLQTVNVSDYTFRAHEKDINALAISPNDSLFATASYDKTCKIWNLDSGELKATLANHKRGLWDVTFCQYDKFLATCSGDKTIKIWNLDTFAVVKSLEGHTNAVQRCSFMNKQRQLVSSGADGLVKIWDCSTGDCLKTLDGHGNRIWALTVLEDGDLIVTADADGVFQFWRDSTEEQKELDVEKEKLKVEQEQSLQNYLADGDWTNAFLLAITLDHPMRLFSVLKKSISIRDSETDSTVVFNKELDHTISTLNSDQLLLLMKRCRDWNTNARTHSVAQKTIKCILLQHNIADLSEIPGLVRIVESIIPYTKRHVSRIDNLVEQSYILDYSLVEMENLF; via the coding sequence ATGGATTTGAAAACTAGCTACAATGGTACCCCATTGAATCCAATATACGCTGGCAGTGGAGCGATTGCCACGATATCGAAAGACGGAGATATACTTGCTTGTCCGATGCTGGATGAGATAAATGTCATTCAGCTGCTACCGACTCGAAAGATACTGCATAcgattgaaaatgatgatgaacaagaaataactGCGTTGAAATTAACCGCGGATGGCCGATACCTGTGCTTTGTGTCGCAAGCACAATTGCTTAAGATCTTTGACTTAAGTACGGGAAAAATACTCAAGTCGATGAAGATTTCCTCGCCCGCATACATCCTTGACACTGATTCCACATCTACTCTTGTGGCTGTCGGTGGTACTGATGGTAGTGTGActgttgttgatattgaaaacGGGTATATTACGCATTCATTGAAAGGGCATGGTGGCACAATTTCGAGTCTCAAGTTCTATGGTGAGCGCAACAATAGCAAGTGGCTCTTGGCGTCGGGTGATACTAACGGTACCGTCAAAGTTTGGGATTTAgtgaaaaggaaatgttTGCATACCACCCAAGAGCACACGACAGCGGTTCGTGGCATGGACTTCCGTTCAACAGACGATGAAGATACCCTGCAAATGATCACTGGTGGCAGAGATGACATAATCAACTACTGGGAATTGAatatgaagaagaaatgtaaacttttgaaaacaattgCTGTTCATCAGCAAGTCGAATCATGTGGGTTTGTCAATTCACCTGAACGAAATCTGATATATACAGCAGGTGGTGAcgcagtttttcaaattgtatCTCTGCAAAATGAAGGCATTATAAAGAAAACACGGAAGCCTATAGAGGAACTGTTTATTGTAGGTGTACTACCAATTTTAAATGATCAACAACTTTATCTTGTTCTATCGGATCAAACTCTGCTTTTGTTGGATATGCAAAGGGCTTTGTCAAGTGGCGAGGAAATTATGAAAATAGAATCACGCATTGCTGGTAACCACGGTACAGTTGCCGATATCAGAGCTGTGGGTCCAGATTTAGACAAATTGGCTTTGGCTACAAATTCGCCTGCACTAAGAATGATATCCATGCCTAGGGATTCAAATGATACACTGTGTATTGATGCTGAAATTTATGAAGGACATGcagatcttttgaattcattgGATGCTACTGAAGACGGATTATGGCTTGCAACTGGTTCTAAGGATAATTCAGCTATTTTATGGCATTACGAAGTTGCTACTTGTAAGTTTATAGCGTATGCCAAATTTGAGGGTCATGCCTCGTCGGTTACTGCAGTGGGACTTCCAAATGTTGTCACTAAAGGATGGCCAGAGTTTATCATAACGGCATCGAATGACCTCACTATCAAAAAGTGGATAGTTCCCAAACCAACGGGTGGTAAAACTGCCTCTCTTCAAACTGTAAATGTATCGGACTATACGTTCCGTGCTCATGAAAAGGATATCAATGCGCTTGCAATTTCACCAAACGACTCTCTTTTTGCGACGGCTTCTTATGACAAAACATGTAAAATTTGGAACTTAGACTCAGGGGAACTGAAAGCTACTTTGGCTAATCATAAACGTGGTTTGTGGGATGTAACATTTTGTCAGTATGATAAATTCTTGGCTACCTGCTCTGGTGACAAAACCATTAAAATATGGAATTTAGATACATTTGCTGTTGTTAAATCTTTGGAAGGACACACTAATGCAGTTCAAAGATGCTCTTTTATGAACAAACAGAGGCAGCTAGTAAGTAGTGGTGCAGATGGCCTTGTCAAAATTTGGGACTGCTCTACAGGTGATTGCTTGAAAACGCTGGACGGCCACGGTAATAGAATTTGGGCTTTGACAGTTTTGGAAGATGGAGATCTTATTGTAACTGCCGATGCAGATGGAGTATTCCAATTCTGGAGGGACTCTAcagaagaacaaaaagaattggatgttgagaaagagaaattgaaagttGAACAGGAGCAATCGCTACAAAACTATCTCGCTGACGGCGATTGGACGAATGCGTTCTTGTTGGCAATCACATTAGATCATCCAATGAGATTATTCAGcgttttgaaaaaatcgattTCAATTCGAGATAGTGAAACAGATAGTACTGTTGTTTTCAATAAGGAGCTTGACCATACGATATCAACGCTTAATAGCGACCAATTACTTCTCCTTATGAAGAGATGTAGAGATTGGAATACGAACGCAAGAACACACTCCGTTGCTcagaaaacaataaaatGTATTTTACTTCAACATAACATCGCCGATTTGAGTGAGATTCCCGGCTTGGTTCGCATAGTCGAAAGCATAATACCCTACACAAAGAGACACgtttcaagaattgataaTTTAGTTGAGCAAAGTTATATCCTTGACTATTCATTGGTCGAGATGGAAAATCTTTTCTGA
- the HTA1 gene encoding histone H2A (similar to Saccharomyces cerevisiae HTA1 (YDR225W); ancestral locus Anc_8.439) has protein sequence MSGKGGKAGSAAKATQSRSAKAGLTFPVGRVHRLLRKGNYAQRIGSGAPVYLTAVLEYLAAEILELAGNAARDNKKTRIIPRHLQLAIRNDDELNKLLGNVTIAQGGVLPNIHQNLLPKKSAKTTKASQEL, from the coding sequence atgtcTGGTAAAGGTGGTAAAGCTGGTTCTGCTGCTAAAGCTACTCAATCAAGATCTGCTAAGGCAGGTTTGACCTTCCCAGTGGGTAGAGTCCACAGACTGTTAAGAAAAGGTAACTACGCACAGAGAATTGGTTCTGGTGCTCCAGTGTACCTGACAGCAGTCTTGGAATATTTAGCCGCTGAAATTTTAGAATTGGCTGGTAACGCCGCTAGAGAtaacaagaaaacaagaatCATCCCAAGACATTTGCAGTTGGCCATCAGGAATGATGACGAGTTGAACAAATTGTTGGGTAACGTCACGATTGCTCAGGGTGGTGTTTTGCCAAACATTCACCAAAACTTGTTACCAAAGAAGTCAGCAAAGACTACAAAGGCTTCTCAAGAGTTGTAA
- the CCC1 gene encoding Ccc1p (similar to Saccharomyces cerevisiae CCC1 (YLR220W); ancestral locus Anc_8.437), which yields MSVVALKNAMVNFMRFGRSGSENEGTAPLLTSDSQSITSQVGYGTTATNSNIDLESARARRASNSSGKLNLSMDKDTQSSDSQTHRGFFNSVDPRVISDLVIGLSDGLTVPFALTAGLSSLGDSKLVITGGFAELISGAISMGLGGYLGAKSEGDYYHSEVKQEKRKFYDNTTMINHEIEDILLDINPNFSDETIVSFIKDLQRTPELMVDFIIRYGRGLDEPAENREIISAVTIGGGYLFGGLVPLLPYFFVDEVGAGLLWSTVVMTITLFWFGFVKTQVSMSDNCTLSKKIGEGVQMVLVGGVAAGAAFYFVKILG from the coding sequence ATGTCAGTGGTGGCTCTAAAGAATGCCATGGTCAATTTTATGAGATTTGGCAGATCAGGAAGTGAAAACGAGGGAACAGCTCCATTATTGACCAGCGATAGCCAATCCATCACATCTCAGGTAGGTTACGGGACCACGGCCACtaattcaaatattgatttGGAATCTGCAAGAGCCCGTCGTGCTTCAAACAGTAGCGGtaaattgaatttatcaatgGACAAGGACACGCAAAGTAGCGATTCTCAAACGCACAGGggattcttcaattctgTGGATCCACGTGTGATCAGTGATCTAGTAATTGGGTTAAGTGATGGACTAACGGTCCCATTTGCATTGACAGCAGGTCTATCGTCATTAGGGGATTCGAAATTAGTGATAACAGGTGGATTCGCTGAATTAATATCAGGAGCGATTTCAATGGGACTCGGTGGTTATTTGGGTGCGAAAAGTGAAGGCGATTATTACCATTCAGAGGtcaagcaagaaaaaagaaaattttacGATAATACTACCATGATAAAtcatgaaattgaagatattcTACTAGATATTAACcccaatttttcagatgaAACGATTGTATCGTTTATAAAGGATTTACAGAGGACTCCGGAACTAATGGTAGATTTCATTATAAGATATGGCCGAGGGCTCGATGAACCAGCAGAGAACAGAGAAATCATTAGTGCAGTGACAATTGGTGGTGGTTACCTTTTCGGAGGTTTAGTGCCTTTATtgccatatttttttgttgatgaagTGGGCGCAGGTTTGCTATGGTCTACCGTTGTTATGACTATCACTTTATTCTGGTTTGGATTCGTGAAGACTCAAGTTTCAATGAGTGATAATTGTACcctatcaaaaaaaattggtgAGGGTGTACAAATGGTTCTGGTCGGCGGTGTGGCTGCTGGTGCGGCTTTCTATTTTGTGAAAATCTTAGGTTAA
- the RSA3 gene encoding Rsa3p (similar to Saccharomyces cerevisiae RSA3 (YLR221C); ancestral locus Anc_8.436): MSKSELRAVDNTAKKSRRKKKRRTLDVSDSSSSESDSEIETKPDQRQEAIEVDNDIELTDDESNNFTEKGPDKISGAEQWKDETRDELNSIPFTKTDLTNKNDFNQKSNSNENGVQDSLDLKKVRETIEEDQKKMKKIGEANLKNDYLGLIFENYGEDINSLREAPDFTNKSLVILANVLKEGSAMFDVETLKTMLDTK, from the coding sequence ATGTCCAAGAGCGAATTAAGAGCGGTAGACAATACAGCcaagaaatcaagaagaaaaaagaaaagaagaacgTTAGATGTATCAgattcttcctcttctgaATCAGATTCGGAAATAGAAACGAAACCGGATCAGAGACAAGAGGCTATTGAAGTAGATAATGACATTGAACTCACTGACGATGAATCCAATAATTTTACTGAAAAAGGCCCCGACAAAATCTCCGGTGCAGAACAGTGGAAAGACGAAACACGAGAtgaattgaattcaatACCGTTTACCAAGACAGATTTGacaaacaaaaatgatttcaatCAGAAGAGTAACAGCAATGAAAACGGTGTTCAAGACTCTTTGGACCTGAAAAAAGTGAGAGAAACCATTGAAGAagaccaaaaaaaaatgaaaaagattggCGAAGCAAACTTAAAAAATGATTACTTAGgattgatttttgaaaactacGGTGAAGATATCAATTCATTAAGGGAAGCGCCAGACTTTACAAATAAATCACTAGTAATACTAGCGAATGTATTGAAAGAGGGTTCGGCAATGTTCGATGTTGAGACCTTGAAAACTATGCTAGATACAAAATGA
- the HTB1 gene encoding histone H2B (similar to Saccharomyces cerevisiae HTB1 (YDR224C); ancestral locus Anc_8.438), translating to MSGKAEKKPASKAPAEKKPAAKKTASAPDAKKRGKVRKETYSSYIYKVLKQTHPDTGISQKSMSILNSFVNDIFERIATEASKLAAYNKKSTISAREIQTAVRLILPGELAKHAVSEGTRAVTKYSSAASQA from the coding sequence ATGTCCGGtaaagctgaaaagaaacCTGCCTCCAAAGCTCCAGCTGAGAAGAAACCAGCAGCCAAGAAAACCGCTTCAGCACCAGATGCCAAGAAGAGAGGTAAGGTTAGAAAGGAGACCTACTCGTCATATATCTACAAAGTTCTAAAGCAAACACATCCAGATACCGGTATTTCTCAGAAATCGATGTCGATTTTGAATTCCTTTGTCAACGATATCTTCGAAAGAATCGCTACGGAGGCTTCTAAACTAGCCGCCTACAACAAGAAGTCAACTATCTCAGCAAGAGAAATTCAAACTGCTGTCAGGTTGATCTTGCCTGGTGAATTGGCTAAGCACGCTGTCTCTGAAGGAACCAGAGCCGTGACCAAGTATTCGTCAGCTGCTTCTCAAGCTTAG